Part of the Mycolicibacterium mengxianglii genome is shown below.
GTACCCGCCGGTGCCCGATATCGTTGGCAGAGGTGGATATGAGCGCCGATATCCTGTGTATGGCGGTCGTCGAGTGAGTCGATCACACCATCAATAATCGGACCAGGCCGATGATTCCGACGACAACGATGACGGCGCGCAGCACGTTCGGCGACAGGCGTCTGCCATAGTGCGCACCGAGGAATCCGCCAACCAGCGAACCAACCGCGATCAGACCGGCGGCCGGCCAGCTGATGCGGTCGAAGGCGACGATGGTGTAGGCAAGGGCGGCCACCACATTGACCACCAGCGTCAGCAGGTTCTTTGCTGCATTCATGCGCTGCATGCTCTCCGGCAGAATCGCACCCATCATGCCGACGAGAAGAATCCCTTGTGCCGCAGTGAAGTAGCCGCCGTAGATGCCGACCGCGAAGGTGCCGAGGATCAGGGCGATCATTCGCCCACGGGAGATGTCATCACTACCCCGACCCGCCGCCTCGGCCCGACCGCGCGCCCACGCCTGGATGCGCGGGCCGATCAGCACCAGCGCCAGCGCGAGGACAAGCAGGACGGGAACCACCGTGGTGAAAACTTTCTCCGGCAGGTGCAGTAGTAGCCACGCACCGAGCAGCGCACCGAGTAGCGATCCCGGAATCTGCCACCGCAGCCGCTTGAATTGGCCTCGTAGTTCACGGCGGTAGCCCCAGGTACCTGAGACGCCGCCGGCAACCAGGCCTACCGCGTTGGACATGGTCGCCGTCACCGGGGGATAGCCCAGCGCAACCATGGTGGGGAACGTGATCAGCGTGCCCGAGCCGACAAGGGAGTTGATCGCTCCGGCTCCAACGCCGGCGACAATGAGAAGAATGAGGTGCTCGATCGGCATCGCTTACGTCCTGAGTGCATAGTTTGGGTCAGTAACCGCACGTGTGGTGCTGTGGTCCCGTCCTCGCCGTGGCCCTGCGGCGGACGGACGGTCCGTGACGGTATCACGCCGTTGTTGGTATGTTGGTCAGACCAAGTTTCTCCACTGCATGAGGATGGCCGTGATGTCTACTGCACCGATTGACTCTTCCCATCGGTACGCTGTCGCGGCCCCGGAGCCGCACGCCGCTGCCGCGGGGGAACGTGCCTTCGCAGCGGGCGGTAACGCCATCGATGCTGCCTTGGCCGCTGCGGCGGTCTTGACCGTCACGTTCCCCAATAATTGTGCGGTCGGCGGTGACTTGATCGGGCTGGTGCGCCAACCAGACGGCACCATCACCAGCATCAACGCCAGTGGCACGGCTCCGCGTGGCGCCGACGCCGAAGCGCTCCGGCAACATCTCGCCCAGGAGCGATCCGGCTCGGGCGTAATTGATATGCCCACCTATGGACCCATGACGGTGACTGTGCCCGGCTTGGTCGCCGGCTGGCAACGATTGCACGCCGAGGGTGCTGTCCTGGATTGGACCACGTTGCTCGAGGATGCCGTTCGATTGGCGAGCGAGGGCACAGAGGTCAATGCGTCGCTGGGTCGGGCCATCGAGGCGGCGCGTGGTCCCATCGATGCAGATCCCGGGTTGCGCGCGGTGTTCGGAGGATTGTCCACCGGAGACCGCCTCGTTCAACCGGAGCTCGCGAAGACGTTGCAGCAGTTGGCCGCTCACGGTCTCCGCGACTTCTACGACGGCGAGGTCGCCGCGCGGTTGGTCGAGGGCTTCAGGAACGCCGGTATCGGGATCACCGCCGAGGACCTTCGCGATTTCGTCCCTGAAACGACCGAGCCGATAAGCCTCAGCTTCCGTGGGCTGGAAGTCTTCACAAGTCCGCCCAACTCGTCAGGTGTGATGCTCCTACAGGCCCTGGCAGCCCTCGAGGCCGGCGGCCTGACCGATCCGCTGGGTGTCGATGCACCTGCGCTGGCCGGATTCCTCCGGCAAGGCGCCACGCAGCGCTCAGAGATGCTTGCCGATCCCCGCACGAGCGCTCAATGTCTTGACGACTGGCTCGGCGAGCAGCGGATCGCCGAGCTCGTCTCAACCGCAGCCCCGGATGGGTGTGAGTCCACCACACGGCCGACTGGCGATACCGTCGCCGTCGTCACTGCCGACGGCGAAGGACGCATGGTGTCTCTGATTCAGAGCGTGTTCCACTCCTTCGGTTCGCGAATCCTGGACCCGGCTACCGGCGTGCTGCTGCACAATCGCGGTTCGTTCTTCAGTTTGACTCCGGGTCATCCCAATGAGCTTGCCCCCGGCCGACGTCCGGCCCATACGTTGGTGCCGTTGATGGTCACCGAGAACGGCAGCCCGCGCTGTGTATTGGGAACGATGGGCGGCAAAGCGCATCCACAGATCCTCGCGCAAGTGCTACTCCGAGTGCTGTCAGGGCTGTCTGCGCAAGCTGCTGTCGGTGCACCTCGGTGGATTGTCGGCGGCATAGACGTGGGGGAGTCGGACGACACCATCCGGTTGGAAGAGGATCTCGACGACTCCGCAGCGACCGCGCTTCGTACCGCGCATGCCCATGTGGTCGAGGTGGGCGCACACGACGAAGTTGCCGGACATACTCAGGCGATCGTGATCGGTGGCGACGGCGAGTTCGACGCCGGTAGCGACCCTCGCTCCGGCGGTGCGGCCCTGTCGGGCTAGCTTTCGGAGCTGAGCAGGCCGGCGGTGGTTCGCCTGGTTCCGAAAGCCTCCGACGGACTTTCGTGACGCTGGGGTCGTCGCTCTGAAGGTGCTGTGCGCGAACAGCTGTCGCGTGCACGCACCTGGCCGGCAACGTCGCCTCGGAACGCCGCGGCGGACATGGTCGGGCCAACGAGGTGAGCATTTCCGAACGCTGTGTTTCGGGGATATTTCGGCCTTGTGAAGAGTTTCGTTGCAGGGGATCGGAGGTCGCTGGCGGCCCCAATCGTGTTCTATCGTCAACGCATTGGTCGGACCAACCAACCAACATAGATCTGTGAAGCGTCTGGGAGATGGAGGCACACGATGGCTGAAGCCTGCCTGCAGACCTACTCCCACGACTTGCTCACCATGCCCGCGGCAAGCGTGCCCGCCGGCTTCACTTCCCATGGCCGTCCTGCGACGCCGTTCCCACACGCCATCAACTGGAGATCCCGATGACCACCGACCAACTCCCGCCCCCCGACCGGGTTTTTGCCATCGAGAAACACGGGTTCGACTTCATTCCTCTCACCGAGCGGAACATGACCCTCACCGGCGCCGGCTTGTTCTGGGCCGGCACACAGGCGAATCTGCTTCCGATGACGCTCGGCGCCCTCGGAGTCGCGCTCGGGCTTCCGCTGTGGTTGGCGATCGCAGCCGTCGTCGTCGGTAACCTGTTCTTCATCCTCGTCGCCGTCAACTGTGTTGTCGGTCCGCGTGCCGGAGTGCCGACCCTGACCTTCGCGCGAGCTGCCTTCGGAACCAGAGGAAACCTGCCCAACGTCGCGCTCACGTGGATCGCACTGGTCTCCTTCGAAGTCCTGAACACGATCCTCGCCGCACTGGCGATACTGGCGTTCCTGCGCGTCATCGGCGTCCCCGACCCCGGGATCGTCGGACAACTCGTCGCCGTGGTCGCCGTTGTCGCTGTCGGTGCTGTCATCGCAGCGTTCGGGCACAGCGCCATGGTGTGGATTCAACGCATCGCATCCGTCGTACTGCTGGTCTCGTTGGTGCTGGTCCTCGCGTTCACCATTGGTGGCGCTGACTGGACCGGCACCACCGCGGTCGATTCTGGAAGCGCGATCGTCCTTCTGTCCATCGCCGCGGCGGCGAACGCGTCAGGACCCATTTCGTACCTGTTCAACGCTCCGGACTACTTCCGCTACCTCCCGAGCGACGTGCCGCCGCGGAAGCTCTTCGTCGTCCTGTTCGCCGTCGGCTTCGGCATGGCCACCATGCTCGGTGTGCTCGGCGCAGTCCTCGCGTCCCAGGTCGACATGTCCGACCCGATCGGCGCCCCGGCGGTCCTCATGCCGACACCCATCTACCTGCTGTTCCTGCTTGCAGCGGTGATCGGCTCGATCTCGAATAACGTCCCCACCCTCTATTCGTCGGGTCTGACGTTGCAGGCTCTCGGCGTGCCGATCACCCGTCTCGCCGGAACACTGCTGGACTCGGTCCTCAGTGCTGCCCTGACGCTGTACGTCGTGGTCAACGGCGGCTTCCTCGACGTGCTCGAACTCTTCGCCGCGCTCCTCATCGTCTGGCTGTTGCCCTTCGGAGCGACGTACGCGGCGGACGCGGTGGCGCGCCGCTGGGTCTACGACCCGGTTGACCTGCACGATCGCGGTCGCAAAAGTCAGTACTTCGGTGTCAACTTCGCCGGTATCGCCGCCCTGGCCGCCGGTATCGGCGTGGCGCTCTTCACAATTGACTCAGACGTGTTCGTCGGGCCGATCAGCGCTGCGATGGGGGGAATCGACCTCAGCTGGATCGCTCCGCTGCCGGTTGCCTTCGCCGTGTACTTCGCTCTCGCCTGGAAGCGTTTGCGTTCGCCCACGCAGTCCGAGCTCGCCCGAGTCGCGCTCGAACGTCAACAGTCGCTGCACACCACCGAGCGTGAAGTGCTCGACCAGGAGCAGACGACCGCGCACCAGTAGAAGCATCCACGACGAAAGGGGTTGGCCCGATCATCAACCGGGAAGGCCCCTTCCGTAGTTGCTCAACCGCACCACTGCAACGGCGGCCACGGCCGCTTTACAGGATGGGATCACTGTGTCCAGTACCAACCAACGACCCACCGGAGAATTTGACGGACGGACGGTCCTCGTCACCGGGGCCACCAGCGGAATCGGAGCAGCCTGCACAACAGCACTTCTCAGCGCAGGCGCCAACGTCGTCGCGCTCGCGCTGGGTGACGCCGCGCTCGAGCAGGCGGCCGGCGCCCATCAGGGGCAACCGATCGTCTTTCACGCAGTCGACGTTTCCTCCAGTGCTGAGGTCGACGCCGCCGTCGCCGCCGGCATCGCGCGTTTCGGTCGTCTCGACGGTGCGTTGAGCGTGGCGGGCATCTCGAAGGTCGCATCCATCACCGAGACCAGCGACGACCTGTGGGAGCGTCTGATCGCAGTGAACCTGACAGGCACCTTCAACGTTGCTCGTGCTGCCGCACGCCACTTCCTGCCACAGGGGTCCGGATCTCTGGTCTGCATCGCCAGCGAACTGTCCGTGATGGGGCAAGCGGGATATGCCGCGTATTCGGCGACCAAGGGCGGCGTGGTCGCACTCGTCCGCTCGTTGGCTGCCGAGCTCGCGCCAAGGGGAATTCGGGTCAATTCACTAGCGCCGGGAACGACGGACACCCCGATGCTGGCCGCCGAGTTCGCAAACGAGGCCGAACGTTTGCGCGACCAGGCGTCAGTCCCACTCAAACGGTTCGCTCAGCCCTCTGAAATCGCTGATGCGGCGCTCTGGCTGCTCAGTGACCGCGCCAGCTATGTCACCGGCGCGACGATTGTCGCCGACGGCGGCCGAACCAGCACTTTCGCCCACTAACCGGGCCGATACTGCCCAGGAAGACAGACATGACCAGCATTCTCATCACCGGCGGAGCCGGATTCACCGGACGCCACATCGTTGCGGTCCTTGCTGACGCCGGACACCGCGTCGTCAGCTACAACCGGGATTTTCTCGAGGCTCCGCGCCCCGATGTCGCCGTGGAGCAAGGTGAATTGTTCGACGTTCCCAGGCTATTGGCGGTGCTGCGCGCTCACGAGGTGGAAGCCATCGTGCACACCGCGGCGATGTCACACCCGACGTATTCGCTGAGCTTCCCGATTGCCACCTTCGCCGCCAACATGGAAGGAACGGTGGCCGTCTTCGAGGCAGCCCGCCTGCATGGGGTCACACGCATCGTGAACTTCTCCTCGGAAACGGTATACGGCGAAAACTCGCAGACCTGGATCGACGAGTCGAGCCCGGTCAATCCTTCGACGCCGTACGCGGTGACGAAGGTGGCGGGTGAATGGCTCGGCCGCGTCTACGGTCAGCGATTCGATGTCGACGTCGTGTCACTTCGTATCGCCCAGGTGTACGGGCCGGGCAATCGTATGGACGAGATCGTCCGAGACGTCATGCGAGGTGTGGTGCAGCAGAAGGCATTCGCCATCGACTACGGCGCCGACCACCCGTACAACCTGGTCTATGTCAAGGACGTCGCACGCGCCGCACGTGCCGCAGTCGAGGCCCCCCACCGGGTGGACCGTCCGTTGGCGTACAACATCTCCAGCGACGAGCGATGGACTCTTGGGGGCATCCTCGAGGAAGTCGAGACGCTCTACCCCGATGTGCCCACCGCTGCCGGGCCGGGTCTGGATCCCACGCTCGACCCGCAGGGCCAGTTCGAGATCACGGCGGCCGCCGACCATCTCGGTTTCCGCCCCGAATGGCCATTGCGTACCGCGCTGCGCGATTATGGCGCGTGGCTTGCCGACCACCCGTTCTGACAGGGGTACGGAAAAGAAGGGTCGGCCCGGCAGAAATCCCGGGCCGACCCTTTTCGGGCTGGGGCGGCGCCTAGCTGAAGTCCACGCGCGCCCGATACCGGTGGACCTCGACAACTGTCTCGGCAACCACAGTGCCGCGGGCGAATACCTTGCGCCGGGGGGACTGGTCGAGGATGGCTTGCGTCGGCCTGGCGGCATCGACAAGCACCAAATCCCCATCACCGCCGATGTCTGCCACATGGTTCGAAACACCCAAGATCTCGGCCGCGCCCGTCGTGACCATTCTCA
Proteins encoded:
- a CDS encoding sulfite exporter TauE/SafE family protein, whose protein sequence is MPIEHLILLIVAGVGAGAINSLVGSGTLITFPTMVALGYPPVTATMSNAVGLVAGGVSGTWGYRRELRGQFKRLRWQIPGSLLGALLGAWLLLHLPEKVFTTVVPVLLVLALALVLIGPRIQAWARGRAEAAGRGSDDISRGRMIALILGTFAVGIYGGYFTAAQGILLVGMMGAILPESMQRMNAAKNLLTLVVNVVAALAYTIVAFDRISWPAAGLIAVGSLVGGFLGAHYGRRLSPNVLRAVIVVVGIIGLVRLLMV
- a CDS encoding gamma-glutamyltransferase family protein, which encodes MSTAPIDSSHRYAVAAPEPHAAAAGERAFAAGGNAIDAALAAAAVLTVTFPNNCAVGGDLIGLVRQPDGTITSINASGTAPRGADAEALRQHLAQERSGSGVIDMPTYGPMTVTVPGLVAGWQRLHAEGAVLDWTTLLEDAVRLASEGTEVNASLGRAIEAARGPIDADPGLRAVFGGLSTGDRLVQPELAKTLQQLAAHGLRDFYDGEVAARLVEGFRNAGIGITAEDLRDFVPETTEPISLSFRGLEVFTSPPNSSGVMLLQALAALEAGGLTDPLGVDAPALAGFLRQGATQRSEMLADPRTSAQCLDDWLGEQRIAELVSTAAPDGCESTTRPTGDTVAVVTADGEGRMVSLIQSVFHSFGSRILDPATGVLLHNRGSFFSLTPGHPNELAPGRRPAHTLVPLMVTENGSPRCVLGTMGGKAHPQILAQVLLRVLSGLSAQAAVGAPRWIVGGIDVGESDDTIRLEEDLDDSAATALRTAHAHVVEVGAHDEVAGHTQAIVIGGDGEFDAGSDPRSGGAALSG
- a CDS encoding purine-cytosine permease family protein; protein product: MTTDQLPPPDRVFAIEKHGFDFIPLTERNMTLTGAGLFWAGTQANLLPMTLGALGVALGLPLWLAIAAVVVGNLFFILVAVNCVVGPRAGVPTLTFARAAFGTRGNLPNVALTWIALVSFEVLNTILAALAILAFLRVIGVPDPGIVGQLVAVVAVVAVGAVIAAFGHSAMVWIQRIASVVLLVSLVLVLAFTIGGADWTGTTAVDSGSAIVLLSIAAAANASGPISYLFNAPDYFRYLPSDVPPRKLFVVLFAVGFGMATMLGVLGAVLASQVDMSDPIGAPAVLMPTPIYLLFLLAAVIGSISNNVPTLYSSGLTLQALGVPITRLAGTLLDSVLSAALTLYVVVNGGFLDVLELFAALLIVWLLPFGATYAADAVARRWVYDPVDLHDRGRKSQYFGVNFAGIAALAAGIGVALFTIDSDVFVGPISAAMGGIDLSWIAPLPVAFAVYFALAWKRLRSPTQSELARVALERQQSLHTTEREVLDQEQTTAHQ
- a CDS encoding SDR family NAD(P)-dependent oxidoreductase codes for the protein MSSTNQRPTGEFDGRTVLVTGATSGIGAACTTALLSAGANVVALALGDAALEQAAGAHQGQPIVFHAVDVSSSAEVDAAVAAGIARFGRLDGALSVAGISKVASITETSDDLWERLIAVNLTGTFNVARAAARHFLPQGSGSLVCIASELSVMGQAGYAAYSATKGGVVALVRSLAAELAPRGIRVNSLAPGTTDTPMLAAEFANEAERLRDQASVPLKRFAQPSEIADAALWLLSDRASYVTGATIVADGGRTSTFAH
- a CDS encoding NAD-dependent epimerase/dehydratase family protein, with the protein product MTSILITGGAGFTGRHIVAVLADAGHRVVSYNRDFLEAPRPDVAVEQGELFDVPRLLAVLRAHEVEAIVHTAAMSHPTYSLSFPIATFAANMEGTVAVFEAARLHGVTRIVNFSSETVYGENSQTWIDESSPVNPSTPYAVTKVAGEWLGRVYGQRFDVDVVSLRIAQVYGPGNRMDEIVRDVMRGVVQQKAFAIDYGADHPYNLVYVKDVARAARAAVEAPHRVDRPLAYNISSDERWTLGGILEEVETLYPDVPTAAGPGLDPTLDPQGQFEITAAADHLGFRPEWPLRTALRDYGAWLADHPF